Proteins encoded together in one Neobacillus sp. FSL H8-0543 window:
- the thrS gene encoding threonine--tRNA ligase, which translates to MSEVVKISFPDGAVKEFPVGTTTEDIAASISPGLKKKAIAGKWNGQQYDLRRPILEDGSIEIVVPDSKDALEILRHSTAHLMAQAVKRLYPNVNLGVGPVIEGGFYYDIDLDESISPDDLVKIEKEMAKVVNENLEIVRKEVSRAEAVQLFKEAGDPYKLELIEAIPDEETVTIYEQGEFFDLCRGVHVPSTGKIKEFKLLSIAGAYWRGDSKNKMLQRIYGTAFFKKEDLAEHLRLLEEAKERDHRKIGKELSLFTTNQLVGQGLPLWLPKGATIRRVIERYIVDKEQRLGYDHVYTPIMGSVDLYKTSGHWDHYKDDMFPIMDLDNEQLVLRPMNCPHHMMIYKNSIHSYRELPIRIAELGNQHRYEMSGALSGLQRVRGMTLNDAHIFVRPDQIKDEFKRVVNLVLAVYKDFNLNDYSFRLSYRDPQDTEKYFDDDAMWEKAQAMLKDAMDDLGLDYYEAEGEAAFYGPKLDVQVKTALGKEETLSTVQLDFLLPERFDLTYVGEDGKQHRPVVIHRGVVSTMERFVAFLIEEYKGAFPTWLAPVQVQVIPVSPGAHLDYALQVKEQLQNEGFRVDIDSRDEKIGYKIREAQMQKIPYMLVVGDKEVEDMAVNVRKYGEQKSVTEPFSKFLSAIKAEVEKG; encoded by the coding sequence ATGTCAGAGGTTGTTAAAATTTCGTTTCCAGATGGAGCAGTGAAGGAGTTCCCAGTTGGAACAACAACGGAAGATATTGCCGCATCCATTAGCCCAGGCTTAAAGAAAAAGGCAATTGCTGGTAAATGGAACGGTCAACAATATGATCTTCGCCGTCCAATCCTTGAAGACGGATCAATAGAAATTGTCGTCCCTGATTCAAAGGATGCATTAGAAATCCTGCGTCATAGCACAGCACATTTAATGGCACAGGCAGTCAAAAGACTTTATCCAAATGTGAATCTTGGTGTGGGTCCTGTCATCGAAGGCGGCTTTTACTACGACATCGACCTGGATGAATCAATTTCCCCAGATGACCTAGTAAAAATTGAAAAAGAAATGGCGAAAGTCGTTAATGAAAACCTTGAGATTGTACGCAAGGAAGTAAGCCGTGCGGAAGCAGTACAGCTATTTAAAGAGGCTGGAGACCCTTATAAACTTGAACTAATTGAAGCGATTCCAGATGAAGAAACAGTAACAATTTATGAGCAAGGGGAATTTTTCGATCTTTGCCGTGGTGTTCATGTACCATCAACTGGAAAGATTAAAGAATTTAAACTGTTGAGCATTGCTGGTGCATACTGGCGTGGAGATAGCAAAAATAAAATGCTCCAGCGTATCTATGGAACTGCTTTCTTCAAAAAAGAGGATTTGGCAGAGCATCTACGCTTGCTTGAAGAGGCGAAAGAGCGTGACCATCGAAAAATTGGTAAAGAATTGAGCCTCTTTACTACTAACCAATTAGTAGGACAAGGATTACCGTTATGGCTTCCAAAAGGGGCAACAATCCGGCGCGTGATTGAGCGTTATATCGTTGACAAAGAACAGCGTCTTGGTTATGACCATGTATACACACCAATCATGGGCAGTGTTGATTTATATAAAACATCTGGTCACTGGGATCACTATAAAGATGATATGTTCCCGATAATGGATTTGGATAATGAACAACTGGTATTACGTCCAATGAACTGCCCGCATCATATGATGATTTATAAGAACAGTATTCATAGCTATCGCGAGCTTCCAATACGAATTGCAGAGCTTGGTAATCAGCACCGTTATGAGATGTCCGGTGCGCTATCAGGACTGCAGCGTGTTCGCGGAATGACATTAAATGACGCTCATATCTTTGTTCGTCCTGACCAAATTAAAGATGAATTCAAGCGGGTTGTTAACCTTGTGTTAGCTGTATATAAAGACTTTAATCTTAATGACTATAGTTTCCGTCTTTCTTACCGTGATCCGCAAGATACAGAAAAGTATTTTGACGATGACGCCATGTGGGAAAAAGCGCAGGCTATGTTGAAGGATGCGATGGATGACCTAGGCCTCGATTATTACGAGGCAGAAGGTGAAGCAGCTTTCTACGGTCCTAAGCTGGATGTTCAAGTGAAAACAGCTTTAGGCAAGGAAGAAACTCTTTCTACTGTTCAATTAGACTTCTTGCTGCCGGAAAGATTTGATTTAACATATGTCGGTGAAGATGGAAAACAACACCGTCCAGTCGTTATTCACCGTGGCGTTGTTTCTACTATGGAACGCTTTGTGGCCTTCTTAATTGAAGAATACAAAGGGGCATTTCCAACATGGCTTGCTCCAGTTCAGGTTCAGGTCATTCCTGTTTCACCTGGAGCCCATTTAGACTATGCGCTACAAGTGAAGGAACAGCTTCAAAATGAGGGCTTCCGTGTTGATATTGATAGCCGTGATGAAAAAATCGGTTATAAAATAAGAGAAGCACAAATGCAAAAAATTCCATATATGCTTGTTGTCGGTGACAAGGAAGTGGAAGATATGGCCGTAAACGTACGTAAATATGGTGAGCAAAAGTCAGTAACAGAGCCATTTTCAAAGTTTCTATCTGCAATTAAAGCAGAAGTAGAAAAAGGCTAA
- a CDS encoding dUTP diphosphatase, protein MQLEKLFTMQLALDQHIEKKHGLQEEDLFNRKVLALLVEMGELANETRCFKFWSVKPPSEKQVILEEFVDGVHFILSLGIECDFHKRKFLINAAPTPLSVTDQFLLINERVLRFQMTRSETDYIALFEGYLQLAMLLGITYEEMEQAYFDKNEVNYQRQQNNY, encoded by the coding sequence ATGCAGCTTGAAAAACTATTTACCATGCAACTAGCCTTGGATCAGCATATTGAAAAAAAACATGGGTTACAGGAAGAAGATTTATTTAATCGTAAGGTGCTTGCACTGTTAGTTGAAATGGGTGAACTTGCAAATGAAACTCGCTGTTTTAAATTTTGGAGTGTCAAGCCGCCTTCTGAAAAACAAGTGATTCTAGAAGAATTTGTAGATGGTGTCCACTTTATCCTATCGTTAGGAATCGAATGTGATTTTCACAAGCGCAAGTTTTTGATTAACGCGGCTCCAACGCCATTAAGTGTGACTGACCAATTCCTTTTGATAAATGAACGTGTGCTTCGTTTTCAAATGACGAGGAGTGAAACGGATTATATTGCGTTATTTGAGGGGTATTTACAGCTTGCAATGCTGCTTGGAATAACGTACGAAGAAATGGAACAGGCATATTTTGATAAAAATGAAGTAAATTATCAGAGACAACAAAATAATTATTAG
- the sspI gene encoding small acid-soluble spore protein SspI, with the protein MNLNLRNAVIHNVSGNTQEQLEDTIVDAIQNGEEKMLPGLGVLFEVIWKNSSEQEKKEMLEALENGLK; encoded by the coding sequence ATGAACTTGAATTTGCGCAATGCTGTCATTCACAATGTTTCAGGCAATACACAGGAACAATTAGAAGATACAATTGTTGATGCCATTCAAAATGGTGAGGAAAAAATGCTCCCTGGTCTTGGTGTTTTATTTGAGGTTATTTGGAAAAACTCATCAGAGCAAGAGAAAAAGGAAATGCTTGAAGCTCTTGAAAATGGACTAAAGTAA
- the dnaI gene encoding primosomal protein DnaI codes for MEKINRTLKRLASSEDFQKRYQQQRADILKHPDIIAFLAKHQDEVNQALIDKSMTKLYEYTQQSKNCDRCPSLEECINYMKGYHPELVLTRNSIDLVYKRCPKKIMADEKKKNQKLIKSLYVPRDILEATFEDFEGDTGRLEAGDQAATFLMNYEAGLKPKGLYLYGKFGVGKSYLLGAIANELAKKQISSMIVYVPELLREMKSAIGDSTLNDKLEALKKEQILMLDDIGAEAVSSWTRDEILGPVLQFRMLEKLPTFFTSNFDFQGLEHHLTYSQRGEEEKMKARRIMERIRSLSEPVKVDGPNRRH; via the coding sequence TTGGAAAAAATAAACAGAACCTTAAAGCGGTTAGCCTCAAGTGAGGACTTTCAGAAACGGTATCAGCAACAGCGTGCTGATATATTAAAGCATCCTGATATTATCGCCTTTTTAGCAAAACACCAGGACGAGGTGAACCAAGCTTTAATTGATAAAAGTATGACTAAGCTTTATGAATATACCCAGCAAAGCAAGAATTGTGACCGCTGTCCAAGTCTTGAGGAATGCATTAATTACATGAAGGGATATCACCCCGAATTGGTATTAACCCGAAACTCGATTGATTTGGTTTATAAACGCTGCCCTAAAAAAATCATGGCTGATGAAAAGAAAAAGAACCAAAAGCTGATTAAAAGCCTTTACGTTCCTAGAGATATCCTTGAAGCAACCTTTGAGGACTTCGAGGGTGATACTGGAAGACTTGAAGCGGGAGATCAGGCTGCCACATTTCTAATGAATTATGAGGCAGGCTTAAAGCCAAAAGGTTTATACCTTTATGGTAAATTTGGTGTTGGAAAGTCATACCTGCTAGGTGCGATTGCAAATGAGTTAGCAAAAAAGCAAATCTCATCGATGATTGTCTATGTTCCGGAGCTTCTCCGTGAAATGAAAAGTGCAATTGGCGACTCTACATTAAATGACAAACTGGAAGCCTTAAAGAAAGAACAGATATTAATGCTGGATGATATCGGTGCAGAAGCTGTTTCAAGCTGGACAAGGGATGAAATTTTGGGACCTGTACTCCAGTTCCGGATGCTCGAAAAGCTGCCCACCTTTTTTACATCGAATTTTGACTTTCAGGGGTTGGAGCATCACTTAACATATAGCCAGCGTGGAGAAGAAGAAAAAATGAAAGCCCGCAGAATCATGGAAAGAATTAGGAGTTTAAGTGAGCCTGTCAAAGTAGATGGGCCAAACCGCCGACACTAA
- the rplT gene encoding 50S ribosomal protein L20, translating to MPRVKGGTVTRKRRKKVLKLAKGYYGSKHTLYKVANQQVMKSLMYSYRDRRQKKRDFRKLWITRINAAARMNGLSYSRLMHGLKLAGIEVNRKMLAELAVSDANAFAELANVAKQQNNN from the coding sequence ATGCCACGTGTTAAAGGCGGTACAGTTACGCGCAAGCGTCGTAAAAAGGTTCTTAAATTAGCAAAAGGTTATTATGGTTCAAAACATACATTATACAAAGTAGCTAACCAACAGGTTATGAAATCATTAATGTACTCATACCGCGATCGTCGCCAGAAAAAGCGCGACTTCCGTAAACTTTGGATTACTCGTATTAACGCAGCAGCTCGTATGAATGGTCTTTCTTATAGCCGTTTAATGCACGGATTAAAGCTTGCTGGTATCGAAGTAAACCGCAAAATGCTTGCTGAATTAGCAGTAAGTGATGCAAACGCATTTGCTGAATTAGCAAACGTTGCAAAACAACAAAACAACAATTAA
- a CDS encoding DUF1294 domain-containing protein: MDIQTLAVFYLIMNIIGLLVMKVDKSRAIKRQYRISERTLWLVALFGGAVGTTAGMRLYRHKTKHFSFKVGFPLLAIAEIVLFSYFLVELA, encoded by the coding sequence ATGGATATTCAGACTTTAGCAGTATTTTATTTAATAATGAACATTATTGGCCTATTGGTTATGAAGGTAGATAAAAGTCGAGCAATAAAGCGCCAGTATCGAATTAGTGAAAGGACTTTGTGGCTAGTAGCTTTATTTGGCGGAGCTGTGGGTACAACCGCAGGAATGAGGCTTTATCGCCACAAAACAAAACACTTTTCGTTTAAAGTAGGATTTCCATTACTTGCAATCGCAGAAATCGTTCTTTTTAGCTATTTTTTAGTCGAGTTGGCATAA
- the rpmI gene encoding 50S ribosomal protein L35 gives MPKMKTHRGAAKRFKKTGSGKLKRSHAYTSHLFANKSTKAKRKHRKASLVSKGDFKRIRFLLTNLK, from the coding sequence ATGCCAAAAATGAAAACTCACCGCGGCGCTGCAAAGCGTTTCAAAAAGACTGGTTCTGGTAAGCTGAAGCGTTCTCACGCTTATACTAGCCACTTATTTGCAAACAAATCTACAAAAGCAAAGCGTAAGCATCGTAAAGCATCTCTTGTTTCTAAAGGAGATTTCAAGCGCATCCGTTTCTTATTAACAAATCTTAAATAA
- the infC gene encoding translation initiation factor IF-3: MLLNEGIRARELRLIDQNGEQLGIKTKFEALEIAGRVNLDVVLVAPNAKPPVARIMDYGKYKFEAQKKEKEARKNQKIITTKEVRLSPTIDEHDFNTKLRNAIKFLEKGDKVKASIRFKGRAITHKEIGQRVLDRFALECKEVSTIESYPKMDGRSMFLVLAPKTEK; the protein is encoded by the coding sequence ATGTTGTTAAATGAGGGCATTCGCGCACGCGAACTTCGCCTGATTGATCAAAACGGCGAACAATTGGGGATCAAAACCAAATTTGAAGCGCTTGAGATTGCCGGAAGAGTGAATCTTGATGTGGTACTAGTAGCACCAAATGCAAAGCCTCCGGTAGCCCGAATTATGGACTATGGCAAATATAAATTCGAGGCTCAAAAGAAAGAAAAAGAGGCTCGCAAGAATCAAAAAATCATTACTACTAAAGAAGTTCGTCTAAGCCCAACGATCGATGAGCATGACTTTAATACAAAACTTCGTAATGCTATTAAGTTCTTGGAAAAAGGCGACAAAGTAAAAGCTTCAATCCGTTTTAAGGGTCGGGCGATTACCCATAAAGAAATCGGTCAACGAGTGTTAGACCGTTTTGCTCTAGAGTGCAAGGAAGTTTCGACTATCGAGTCTTATCCAAAAATGGATGGACGGAGTATGTTCCTCGTTCTAGCACCTAAAACTGAAAAGTAA
- a CDS encoding sigma-w pathway protein ysdB: MVWLLRIVILFMIFFILYLVIRTIFTPNRKIETARKHKRFLLLDNDDVVKNFQLTYNGAVFTGEKYLGTAHNTIDVVSITIWPQSTTSLKGLSKDDFYFIEKKILEKYPVAEINWKSPIHEFLQQK; this comes from the coding sequence ATGGTTTGGCTTCTCCGCATAGTAATATTATTTATGATTTTCTTCATTCTTTATTTAGTTATTCGAACGATTTTTACTCCAAATCGAAAAATTGAAACAGCAAGAAAACATAAACGTTTTCTACTTCTAGATAACGATGATGTAGTAAAGAATTTTCAACTCACTTACAATGGTGCTGTGTTTACAGGAGAAAAATATTTAGGGACAGCACACAACACCATAGATGTTGTATCAATTACGATTTGGCCACAATCTACCACATCCCTAAAAGGACTAAGTAAGGATGACTTTTACTTCATTGAGAAAAAGATACTTGAGAAATATCCAGTTGCGGAAATCAATTGGAAAAGCCCGATACACGAATTTTTGCAACAAAAATAG
- a CDS encoding VTT domain-containing protein, translating into MNEDMSLLLVLMEAGGVFAPLAFILFHLLRSFLFIPVPVVLISGGVLFGTLWGTLYSVVGLMGVSLFFYVFIDRMPKTQERLVKIKVRWFGEYRNLAVGQIAILRLIPFVHYHLLSFCLKQKTPLFKDYMKASLLTNMPIAIFYTGFGEYISYFTPSIVILFLLVLTALVYLLREKHNTIKWREFFKAT; encoded by the coding sequence ATGAATGAGGATATGTCGTTGCTGTTGGTGCTTATGGAAGCAGGAGGTGTTTTTGCTCCGCTGGCGTTCATCCTCTTTCACTTGCTTCGGTCGTTTTTATTTATTCCTGTACCAGTTGTCTTGATTTCAGGTGGGGTTCTGTTTGGGACCTTGTGGGGAACGTTATACTCTGTCGTGGGTTTAATGGGGGTTAGCCTTTTTTTCTATGTCTTTATTGACCGCATGCCGAAAACCCAGGAGCGTTTGGTTAAGATTAAGGTTCGCTGGTTTGGAGAGTATCGAAATCTTGCGGTAGGTCAGATTGCTATTCTTAGACTTATACCTTTTGTACATTATCATTTATTGAGTTTTTGCCTCAAGCAAAAAACTCCGCTTTTTAAAGACTACATGAAAGCTTCGCTGCTGACAAATATGCCAATTGCTATATTCTACACTGGCTTCGGAGAATATATTAGCTATTTTACTCCATCGATAGTAATCCTTTTCCTGCTGGTATTAACCGCTCTGGTTTACCTGCTGAGGGAAAAACATAATACCATTAAGTGGAGAGAGTTTTTTAAAGCCACATGA
- a CDS encoding M42 family metallopeptidase, whose product MAKLDETLTMLKDLTDAKGIPGNEREVREVMTKYIAPYADEVTTDGLGSLIAKKTGKEGGPRIMIAGHLDEVGFMITQIDEKGFLRFQPVGGWWSQVLLAQRVTVVTKKGDLIGVIGSKPPHILSAEARKKPVEIKDMFIDIGASSREEAMEWGVLPGDMAVPYFEFTVMNNEKMLLAKAWDNRIGCAIAIDVMKQLKGADHPNEVYGVGTIQEEIGSRGAQTSASKINPDIGFAVDVGIAGDTPGISEKEAMSKMGKGPQIILYDATLVAHKGLRDYITNLADELGIPYQFDVIPGGGTDAGPMHLAHDGVPSLAITIATRYIHSHAAMLHRDDYENAVKLIVEVIKRLDRETVDKITFE is encoded by the coding sequence ATGGCGAAATTAGATGAAACGTTAACGATGTTAAAGGATTTAACCGATGCCAAAGGGATTCCCGGCAACGAACGAGAAGTACGAGAGGTCATGACAAAATACATAGCACCCTATGCGGATGAAGTAACAACAGATGGACTTGGCAGTTTAATTGCTAAGAAGACAGGTAAAGAAGGCGGACCAAGAATTATGATTGCCGGTCACCTGGATGAAGTGGGCTTTATGATTACTCAAATTGATGAAAAGGGCTTCCTCCGTTTTCAGCCCGTTGGCGGCTGGTGGTCACAGGTTTTGCTTGCCCAACGAGTAACAGTGGTAACGAAAAAAGGTGATCTAATTGGGGTTATCGGTTCTAAACCGCCACACATCCTATCGGCTGAGGCCCGTAAGAAACCAGTAGAAATTAAAGATATGTTTATTGATATTGGCGCATCAAGCCGTGAGGAAGCAATGGAGTGGGGCGTCCTCCCTGGTGATATGGCTGTACCATATTTTGAGTTCACTGTTATGAACAATGAGAAAATGCTGTTGGCTAAAGCATGGGATAACAGGATAGGCTGCGCGATTGCTATTGATGTTATGAAACAATTAAAGGGTGCCGATCATCCGAACGAGGTTTACGGGGTGGGAACAATCCAAGAGGAAATTGGCTCTCGCGGTGCTCAAACCTCAGCCAGTAAAATTAATCCGGATATCGGTTTTGCAGTCGATGTAGGTATCGCTGGTGATACTCCTGGTATTTCTGAAAAAGAAGCGATGAGTAAAATGGGGAAAGGTCCACAAATCATTCTCTATGATGCAACGCTTGTGGCGCATAAAGGCTTACGTGATTATATCACTAACCTTGCAGATGAATTGGGTATTCCTTATCAATTCGATGTGATCCCTGGCGGCGGCACAGACGCGGGTCCTATGCATTTGGCGCATGATGGTGTTCCTTCCTTGGCTATTACCATTGCAACTCGCTATATTCATTCACACGCGGCAATGCTTCACCGTGATGATTATGAAAATGCAGTAAAATTAATCGTCGAGGTCATCAAGCGCTTGGACCGTGAAACCGTTGATAAAATAACATTTGAATAA
- a CDS encoding putative sporulation protein YtxC — translation MAEIIFQSKLDAKRFYSHLLECLRENPNDQDILLIEDRHIVKIIDNGLTVAAFDNVKTAFYEFIIKIKRDDWFREMLKERYFYEDPEEQQQIIEIIYSVLEGQREELAIFLKENNEEPKIKQAVDEVFLNHVTFSFDSFYKFRLRPYLQMLESYVEISIDEYKMEQEYQMFVQTLREFLTNREPKIETLHLLFDEEITFYNEQFDEIKRGELTKMIDRRLLFNHPIYVDSASIAPLLSIAPTSILLYTNDREAPLVRTIKNIFEERVTIKAYEGLRNTQAEVQQKTAANENGA, via the coding sequence TTGGCAGAAATCATCTTCCAAAGCAAGCTGGATGCGAAACGGTTTTATTCCCACTTGCTGGAGTGTTTGCGAGAAAATCCGAATGATCAAGATATTCTTCTTATAGAAGATCGACATATAGTAAAAATTATTGATAACGGTTTAACTGTTGCAGCATTTGATAATGTAAAAACGGCATTTTATGAGTTTATCATTAAAATTAAGCGTGATGATTGGTTTCGAGAGATGTTGAAAGAGCGTTATTTTTATGAGGATCCAGAAGAACAACAACAAATCATTGAGATTATCTATTCCGTTCTTGAAGGCCAGAGAGAGGAACTTGCAATATTTTTAAAGGAAAATAATGAAGAGCCAAAAATAAAACAGGCAGTTGACGAAGTCTTTCTTAATCATGTGACGTTTTCTTTTGATTCATTTTATAAATTTCGCCTCCGTCCCTATCTGCAAATGCTTGAAAGCTATGTGGAGATTTCGATTGATGAATATAAAATGGAGCAGGAGTACCAAATGTTTGTCCAAACACTTCGGGAGTTTTTAACGAACCGTGAGCCTAAAATAGAAACTCTCCATTTATTATTTGATGAGGAAATTACTTTTTATAATGAACAATTTGATGAAATAAAGCGTGGTGAGTTAACAAAGATGATTGACCGAAGGTTATTATTTAATCATCCAATATATGTCGATTCTGCCTCAATTGCTCCATTGTTATCGATTGCACCAACATCCATCCTTCTTTATACAAATGATCGTGAAGCGCCGCTCGTTCGAACGATAAAAAATATTTTCGAAGAGAGAGTGACAATTAAAGCTTATGAAGGATTGCGTAATACACAGGCAGAAGTACAACAGAAAACTGCTGCAAATGAAAACGGGGCCTAA